The genomic region GGTGTAGCTgcgggtgtgtgtgtgtgtgttgtcaCGGGGAAGAAGAACAAGAGGAATGAGAGAGCTTtcgaaaagaaaggaaaaaaggtgcagacaacaaaagaaaagaaggaacagaagaaaaagaaaaaaaaaacagaaagaagaaaagagggaCACGGCAGTTGGgggacaaaagagaaaaaggggaAGTGGGTTAAGGTGCCGCCACGTGGCAGCCTAGGGTAGAGTAGAAGACTAAATTTTTCAGATcttgattggttgaaaattgaaGACTAAAGTGATAATTCTATAAATTTTTAGGGAGAATTACAGAATTATTCTTATAAGCAGGGACGGGTGTAACAACCCCTCCACTTAAATAGGATATTGATAGATTTTATACAAAATAAGCAAAATAATTTACGTTGAACAAATTCAATGATCACTTGTATTGATCCTCAATGTCTAAGGACCACAGTGAGGACTTAAAGCAACCTCCAGAATTTCCACTTTCCCTCACTGACTGAAGTGACCACCTTATCAACAACAGatttttttaaggaataatATCTGTCCTTGCATTTGAATAGGATCATCGTATGATTGATGAGTGGAGAGCTTTTCACTTCTGTCGTCAAGTGTGGAGCTGCTGCTGAGGCTGAGATTGTCTGAGACAGCAGTGGCAGAGAGAGATGGCGACAGACTCAGATCATGGAGCTTTCGTGGAGAAATTCCTTCTTCGACCGCCGTCTTCATTACCCGACCTTCCTCTGAGCGGTCTCACCTTTGCTGTCAAAGACATGTGAGAGCTACTCTCTTAAATTTTCCTCAATTATATCACTCTTCTATTTGGTGGATGCTTCAAATTTTGTAGTGTTATACTTAAAATTCATATGCTTTTGTGCTTATTTACGGATTGTGGATTTGGGTTCAATATGTTTTCTCCAAGAACCCAATTTTGtgtgttgtttgtgtgattggGAGTTTCTTCATTTGAGAATGAATAAAAGCACTTCAGGGTGTTGAATTGTGCAATTTTTTTCATGTGTGTAAAAGCCAAAACATTTTTGTGTTCACTGAAATTTGAACTTGGAGGCAGATTTGATGTGGCTGGACGTGTGACTGGGTTTGGGAATCCTGATTGGGCGAGGACTCACCCGGCTGCTGAATCAACAGCTCCGGTTGTATCGGCAATTTTGAGTGGAGGTGCCACAAGTATTGGCATAACTGTCATGGAGGAAATGGCATACAGGTTAGTGCAAAGAGGCCTTGTCTTACTTCACACGCTTAAACCTGCATTACtgttttgtttgcaaaaattttGACAACTGATTTATCTCTACAAGTTTCTTTTCGTGGTAAAAGTAtttaaatagtaattttgtgAATTCGAAAATCACTCGACAGAAAACGCCCTTGAATTTCGCATTGTGTTGTTGGCAGTTTAAATGGAGAGAACAAGCATTATGGCACACCCAAAAATCCGTGCGCACCAGATAGGGTGCCTGGAGGCTCTTCTAGCGGTTCTGCTGTTGCCGTAGCTGCAGGCCTCGCAGATTTTTCCTTAGGTAAGTTATTCCTTgtgtgcttttgttgttttctttcttctttatgtTGAAGCACAAGACCCTCACTTTTTCAGGAACCGACACTGGAGGAAGTGTAAGAGCTCCTGCTTCGTATTGTGGAATTTTTGGTTTTCGGCCATCTCATGGTGTCATTTCTACTTCTGGAGTTACTCCTCTGGCACAAAGTTTGGATACAGTGGGTGAGAAATCAATGACATTTTATACTGCAGACTGGCTTAGGAAATAGATTTCTGgttgtgacaaaaaaaaaggtcatgttttggttttttccCTCGATTTTATGTAACAGGAAATATGTCTCTCTATTTCTAGAAAGTAGCTAACTTCTTCCGCTTCAATGATTCATATGCCATCCATGCATTCTGCATCTTTGTTGATTATTACTCGTGCCACTTATGTGTTTAAGATTTTCTGCAATTGGAAATATAGTACTTCGAAAGCTTGACCTATGCGAATGATCTATCTAGCACTCTAAGCAATTGGAAACCATCCTTTTGACACTAACACTAACTTCTGATATAGGATGGTTTGCAAGGAATCCTGCGATTTTGAATAGAGTTGGGCGAGTGTTACTCCAATTGCCTGATATGGGTCCTGTCGTACCCACTCAGTTAATCATCGCAGAAGACTGTTTCCAGATTTCAAGTGTTCCAAGCAGTCGAGTGAAACAAGTACTTGTTGACTCAGTTGAGAAGTTATTTGGGGGTAAGTGATTTGACcgtattcattgtattcatctGTTTCATCTCTCGCTGTAAGTATTTTGATTGACATGAATCGAGTCCAATTTATAATTCCCCCGCGTTTTAAGACACAAATGGGCCATTAAGTTCAATAGACAGATTATTACCTGAAAATCATTCACTTAATTAAATTAGGTCTCCTGCTGAGATAGGGACAAGCTCATAACATGGAAAGAAGAAGCTCAGCTCACTCGTTATATCTGCAAATGCAGGTCATGTTATAAAACATGCTAACCTCGGGGACGTTGTCAAGGACAAAGTTCCAAGCTTGAACTCTTTCTTGGATAAAGGAAATCCAAGTGAAGAGTACATTATACCGTCATTGGCAGCCCTATCAACCGCCGATGGTCTACTTGAAAGGTGCTGATTTGGTGGACTTAAATATGAGTGTGATAATTTTTGCATCTTCATCttgattaacaaaaattaaatttgtcgTTCATAAAGAATTCCAAATTTATTATTTGGTTGATTGAATAGGTATGAATTGAAGAGCAACCATGGTGAATGGGTTAGTACAGTCAGACCTGACTTAGGTCCCGGGATAGCAGAACGTGTATGGGCAGCTGTTCGGTCAACAGATGAAAATGTTGATGTTTGTCACTCCGTGATGACTGAATCGCGCGCTGCTCTTACTGACCTTCTCggggtactctctctctctctctctctctctcatctttgcACATGTCAGAGTTCATTTTCAGAATCCGTCGCTTCATATCAAATGAGTTCATTTTGTTAGAGTAGAGAGACTGACAAACTATTATTTGTTAGCATCttccttcctttttctcttaaaacaaaacttttaGCAGAAGAAATGGATGATACAAACTGTCTCTAATGAATACGTAACACAATCTCTTTGATTTACTCATCAGGATTTCGGTGTCCTCGCAATGCCTACAGTTCCAGGGGATCCACCAAAACTGCAAACAGATCCTACTACACTGGACGGTGTTCATGCCAGGGCTTTCAGCTTCCTATCCATTGCCGTAGTTTCCGGATTCTGCCAGGTTTTTAAGTCCTTATCTATCTTTACCTCTCCGTCCCCCTCTCCATGTTTGTATACGACATGTTACGATCTTTTTCTTGCGAAAGTTTGTAACTTAATTCTACGTATTTGCAGGTGAGTATACCACTAGGGATGTACGATAACCTGCCTGTTTCAGTTTCCTTGCTGGCAAAACATGGTTCGGATGGGTTCCTGCTCAATCTTGTGGAGACTCTTTACGACACTCTCAAAGAACACGTCGGGAAGTTGTGAATGTTGACTACAAGATTTTGAGTTGCAGATTCTGATAATCTTTTCCTAATATATGTGCTTGTAAGTTCTGCTAGTTTAGTATTgttatgtttaaaaaaaaaaaaaaaaacgtttctgCTGTGTTTTGAGAATAAAcagttgtaaaataaagttgttgaccATTTGATAAACCTTTATTGTAAAAGTacttgtaataaaaataaaaaataaaaagaaaagtatcTAATTGTTTTGTAaagttttatataaaattgccgtgaatatgttaaatactaaaaatgatatgacatttaatgtgatataataattatCAAAAGGAATACTGTGTGCATGCAACGCAGAGTAACTACAGAGCCAAGAGAGGTGGAACTTGCTGAGCACATATTTTATGATTCCGACTGCAGGGAATGAACTTTTGTCTGCGTATCTATGGAACTGCCACTCGAAATTTTGTTTCTAGTGATAATACATCGTGTACTTGCATTGAATCCATAAGCTAAGAAATTCACAATATTCTCATACAATatggtttattattattttttttttaagtattttgactAAAATAGTCCCTGAGTTCAGCAAgactcctcactttggttctGACAATGAAAATCGATGGAAGTTGTCATTGAATTGTCCTTCTTTTTAAGGgtattttgtcaaatcaacctCTCTACTTAACAAGGATATTGAtagatttttttacaaaatgagCAAAATAATTTACGTTGGACAAATTCAATGACCACTTGTATCGATCCTCAATGTCTAAGACCACAGTGAGGACTTAAGCAACCTCCAGATTTTCCACTTTGGCCCCACTGACTGAAGTGACCACCTTATCaacaacatatttttttaaggaataatATCTGTCCTTGCATTTGAATAGGATCATCGTATGATTGATGAGTGGAGAGCTATTCACTTCTGTGGTCAAATGTGGAGCCGCTGACACGTCCCAACCCAATTATCCTAATGACACGTGGATGACACGTGCGTACCTACATTCAGGAGTGATGAAAATCCTAAGTGTAGGAATAAACCCGAATAGCAAGGAACAAATAGGAATATGTAAGAATctgcaaattcaaatttgaataacaaacggaaataatatgaaaatatgaatgCTAAATGACAAGGTGATGATGCAAAACTCCCATGAATGAAATAGGAAAATCAACGAATACAAGTCCGAAGTAAAGATACAATACGTCCAGAGCATACCACTAAGTAGATTACAAAGGAAAGGTGAGCGTCAAATTACAAGAGTCAAGAAGAGCCATACATAGATGAAAGCAAATAGAGTCCTTGGTATGGAAAAGCCTCGAAGCTTAGGTCGTACTCTTGTTCACTATGGTCTGAGGGGGTGCAAAAACAGAAAAGGTGATTGGACCATAATTTACAATAATACTAATAGTACgaaaaccaatttattttagAACATAATAGCCCcttgttttgaaaacatatatataatactacatagtaggttttatgaaaaaccctagcatg from Pyrus communis chromosome 9, drPyrComm1.1, whole genome shotgun sequence harbors:
- the LOC137746149 gene encoding amidase 1-like; its protein translation is MATDSDHGAFVEKFLLRPPSSLPDLPLSGLTFAVKDIFDVAGRVTGFGNPDWARTHPAAESTAPVVSAILSGGATSIGITVMEEMAYSLNGENKHYGTPKNPCAPDRVPGGSSSGSAVAVAAGLADFSLGTDTGGSVRAPASYCGIFGFRPSHGVISTSGVTPLAQSLDTVGWFARNPAILNRVGRVLLQLPDMGPVVPTQLIIAEDCFQISSVPSSRVKQVLVDSVEKLFGGHVIKHANLGDVVKDKVPSLNSFLDKGNPSEEYIIPSLAALSTADGLLERYELKSNHGEWVSTVRPDLGPGIAERVWAAVRSTDENVDVCHSVMTESRAALTDLLGDFGVLAMPTVPGDPPKLQTDPTTLDGVHARAFSFLSIAVVSGFCQVSIPLGMYDNLPVSVSLLAKHGSDGFLLNLVETLYDTLKEHVGKL